The Lycium barbarum isolate Lr01 chromosome 12, ASM1917538v2, whole genome shotgun sequence genome includes a region encoding these proteins:
- the LOC132623309 gene encoding protein C2-DOMAIN ABA-RELATED 3-like — MENLLGLLRIRIHRGINLAIRDVTTSDPYVVVRMDKQKLKTRVVKKNVNPEWNEDLTLSITEPIVPIQLQVYDKDTFSLDDKMGDAELDIFPFIDAVRKRFKNIPSGTIIRKIKPSRQNCLSEESSIVWENDQVVQNVFIRLRNVERGEIELQLQWIDIPGSKGL; from the exons ATGGAGAATTTATTGGGTCTTCTGAGAATTCGTATCCACAGAGGGATTAATTTGGCTATTAGAGATGTCACTACTAGCGATCCTTACGTTGTTGTTAGGATGGACAAACAG AAACTGAAGACTCGAGTGGTGAAGAAGAATGTCAATCCAGAATGGAATGAAGACTTAACATTATCTATTACTGAACCAATTGTCCCAATCCAACTG CAAGTTTATGACAAGGATACATTTTCTCTTGACGATAAAATGGGGGATGCAGAACTTGACATATTTCCATTTATAGATGCCGTGAGAAAGCGCTTCAAGAACATCCCAAGTGGAAccataatcagaaaaataaagCCAAGCAGGCAAAATTGCCTCTCTGAAGAGAGCTCCATTGTGTGGGAAAATGATCAGGTTGTTCAAAATGTGTTTATTAGATTGCGAAATGTTGAGCGTGGTGAAATAGAGCTACAATTGCAGTGGATAGACATTCCTGGTTCCAAGGGTCTGTAG
- the LOC132621767 gene encoding protein PTST, chloroplastic isoform X1: protein MECNLLNSLGQTNFPRFKVENMDGVRGNMASCYSRIGFHRMHKSFSVPNWKYSIPCTSWKISCAPENLEEEFSVAVSDKIAEVGQSDPEEVLDRPLKSDELKLLLADAERSKLLNKMSEANRYNRLLKRELQAKEDALVNFKSELSVIELEIQGLVRLAEEIAKSAIPAGSRKINGRYIQSQLFSRLEAIQEKLKEQIKDVEAVQAKEVPLSWVGVAESVQVMGSFDGWSQGEHLSPEYTGSYMHFSATLFLRPGRYEIKFLIDGDWKLSPELPTTGEGLTKNNLLVVE, encoded by the exons ATGGAGTGTAACCTGCTTAATTCACTTGGCCAAACCAACTTCCCAAG GTTCAAGGTGGAAAATATGGATGGCGTTAGAGGAAATATGGCTTCATGCTATTCAAGAATAGGTTTCCATAGGATGCACAAATCATTTTCTGTCCCCAATTGGAAATACAGTATACCATGTACCTCTTGGAAAATATCTTGTGCCCCTGAAAATTTGGAGGAGGAATTTTCAGTGGCAGTATCGGATAAAATAGCAGAGGTTGGTCAGTCTGATCCTGAAGAAGTTCTTGACCGACCTTTGAAAAGCGATGAG TTGAAGTTACTGCTTGCCGATGCTGAAAGATCGAAGCTTCTCAATAAAATGAGTGAAGCCAATCGATATAATCGGTTGCTTAAGCGAGAG TTGCAAGCCAAGGAGGATGCGCTGGTTAATTTCAAAAGTGAGCTTTCAGTCATCGAACTTGAGATTCAG GGTTTGGTTAGATTGGCTGAAGAAATTGCTAAATCTGCTATCCCAGCTGGTTCAAGAAAAATTAATGGGAGATATATCCAGTCGCAGCTGTTTTCACGTTTGGAAG CCATACAAGAAAAATTGAAGGAGCAAATAAAGGACGTGGAAGCTGTACAAGCCAAAGAGGTTCCTTTATCCTGGGTTGGGGTAGCAGAG AGTGTACAAGTAATGGGTTCCTTTGATGGTTGGAGTCAAGGAGAGCACTTATCTCCAGAGTACACTGGCTCTTATATGCACTTTTCAGCTACATTGTTTCTAAGACCTGGAAG GTATGAAATTAAGTTCTTGATAGATGGTGACTGGAAACTATCCCCAGAATTACCAACTACTGGAGAGGGGTTAACCAAGAACAATTTATTGGTCGTGGAATAG
- the LOC132621767 gene encoding protein PTST, chloroplastic isoform X2 — MECNLLNSLGQTNFPRFKVENMDGVRGNMASCYSRIGFHRMHKSFSVPNWKYSIPCTSWKISCAPENLEEEFSVAVSDKIAEVGQSDPEEVLDRPLKSDELKLLLADAERSKLLNKMSEANRYNRLLKRELQAKEDALVNFKSELSVIELEIQGLVRLAEEIAKSAIPAGSRKINGRYIQSQLFSRLEAIQEKLKEQIKDVEAVQAKEVPLSWVGVAEPITEGIMTLNFDYL, encoded by the exons ATGGAGTGTAACCTGCTTAATTCACTTGGCCAAACCAACTTCCCAAG GTTCAAGGTGGAAAATATGGATGGCGTTAGAGGAAATATGGCTTCATGCTATTCAAGAATAGGTTTCCATAGGATGCACAAATCATTTTCTGTCCCCAATTGGAAATACAGTATACCATGTACCTCTTGGAAAATATCTTGTGCCCCTGAAAATTTGGAGGAGGAATTTTCAGTGGCAGTATCGGATAAAATAGCAGAGGTTGGTCAGTCTGATCCTGAAGAAGTTCTTGACCGACCTTTGAAAAGCGATGAG TTGAAGTTACTGCTTGCCGATGCTGAAAGATCGAAGCTTCTCAATAAAATGAGTGAAGCCAATCGATATAATCGGTTGCTTAAGCGAGAG TTGCAAGCCAAGGAGGATGCGCTGGTTAATTTCAAAAGTGAGCTTTCAGTCATCGAACTTGAGATTCAG GGTTTGGTTAGATTGGCTGAAGAAATTGCTAAATCTGCTATCCCAGCTGGTTCAAGAAAAATTAATGGGAGATATATCCAGTCGCAGCTGTTTTCACGTTTGGAAG CCATACAAGAAAAATTGAAGGAGCAAATAAAGGACGTGGAAGCTGTACAAGCCAAAGAGGTTCCTTTATCCTGGGTTGGGGTAGCAGAG CCGATTACAGAAGGCATTATGACCTTGAATTTTGATTATCTTTAG
- the LOC132621769 gene encoding uncharacterized protein At4g22758-like: MMSRKLMKSYSEKMSKGEENKNAKSTRLLITVNVLGSAGPLRFVVSENDKVVKVVDTALKQYGREGRLPVLSSDVNDFFLYSASAGIDAIGPSDSIGSLGVRNFILCKKQKQPLMTEGRAHGISQNGKGRWKAWLTKSFSFNKIQSH, from the exons ATGATGTCGAGAAAGTTGATGAAATCATATTCTGAGAAGATGTCCAAGGGGGAGGAGAATAAGAATGCCAAGAGTACTAGGTTGTTGATCACGGTCAATGTGCTGGGAAGTGCAGGACCGTTAAGATTTGTTGTGAGTGAGAATGATAAGGTTGTTAAGGTGGTTGACACAGCTCTGAAACAATATGGTCGAGAGGGCCGACTTCCAGTTCTGAGTTCTGATGTCAATGATTTCTTTCTTTACTCAGCCAGTGCTGGAATTGATG CTATAGGACCATCAGACTCGATAGGATCACTAGGGGTGAGGAATTTCATCCTCTGTAAGAAGCAGAAACAGCCACTGATGACAGAAGGAAGGGCACATGGGATTTCGCAGAATGGAAAAGGGCGATGGAAGGCTTGGCTGACTAAGTCCTTTAGCTTCAACAAGATTCAGTCCCACTAA